TTCTGGGAAAATACATATTACTTAAAATTTCTGAGAATTTAGGCAAACCTAAATGTTTTTAACTTTGCACGTTATAGCACAGCGTTTGACTTTTGGTTTAACCAAATCCAGATCTTCCACCCAAACAGCTTCAAATAAAATTTCCCatttattttacctgtttttttttttattctacttaaGGTTTTTGTGCTGTACTTTGCCAAAAGTTCAGAAATAACAGGTATTCGCTCAGAAACCATTAACTTACCAAAGGAAATTACATCTCAACAGATCTGGGAAAAACTTGTTCATCTGCATCCAaggtaatttaaatattttgtgttccgtaaaaaaaataaccggAAATATTAAACCTACTTTTCATGGATccttaagaaaaatgtaatgttcatttgctgttttttttttttttttttttttaaattaaggaaCTGTTCCTTGTTTTTCCTGGGGTACATGCAAAATGTATAAGAAATAAAgcttcattttaaataattgtgtttCTTCTTAGACTCAGTGCCATAAAAGATCAAGTGGTCCTTGCGGTCCGTCAAGAATACGTGCCCATTAGCGATGAGCTGCTGAATTTGCGTTCTGGTGATGAGATTGCTGTGATTCCTCCTATCAGTGGTGGTTAGCGTCTTAACACCCTAAGGTATGTGTATAAAAAGCCGaaataatgatgtcatagctTTGTGCTCACATTGCCTGAGTGAGAGAAGACAAATTTATGAGTGTAAACCACCAAACTGCAAAATGTACACAACTGCTGGGTCCTTTGGACTAGGGACTTGATCATATAAAGTGTCTTGAGCGTACAGTCAGACTTTTATCTAAATATGCTGTGCCAACCTCTTACAATCACTTTATTTCATGCAATATGACATTACAGACACAGAGGGGTgacatatttgatatttttattattaagattatttggcataaaatgaaaactaaatctgtctcctttttttattctagtTTGCTATGAGTGAAGGTGAGGAAGAGCCGAgagattttgtaaaaataacacCTGATAAACTCTCCA
The DNA window shown above is from Spea bombifrons isolate aSpeBom1 chromosome 1, aSpeBom1.2.pri, whole genome shotgun sequence and carries:
- the MOCS2 gene encoding molybdopterin synthase sulfur carrier subunit, with amino-acid sequence MTCEVFVLYFAKSSEITGIRSETINLPKEITSQQIWEKLVHLHPRLSAIKDQVVLAVRQEYVPISDELLNLRSGDEIAVIPPISGG